The window ACGAGCCGGAGGGGCGGCGGCTGCTCGCTGCGGCCGGCGCGGACGGCGCGCGGCTGCCGCTGGTCGTCACCCCGGACGGCACACCGCTGGTGGCTCCGGAGGACCCGGAGCTGGCGGAGAAGGTGGGGCTGGCGACCACACCGGCCCAGGAGTTCTACGACCTGGTCGTCATCGGCGGCGGGCCCGCCGGGCTCGGCGCGGCCGTGTACGGGGCCTCGGAGGGGCTGCGGACCCTGCTCGTCGAGCGATCGGCCACGGGCGGGCAGGCCGGGCAGAGTTCACGCATCGAGAACTACCTGGGCTTCCCCGACGGGGTGTCCGGCGGGCAGCTCACCGGCCGCGCCCGGCGCCAGGCCGCCAAGTTCGGGGCGGAGATCCTCACCGCCCGCGAGGTGAGCGGCCTGGAGGTGAACGGGGCGGCCCGGACCGTCCGGTTCTCCGACGGTTCGACGGTCGCCGCGCACAGCGTGATCCTGGCGACCGGCGTGTCGTACCGCCAGCTCGCCGCGCCGGGCTGCGCGGACCTCACCGGCTGCGGGGTGTTCTACGGCTCCGCGCTCACCGAGGCGGCCGGCTGCCAGGGGCACGACGTGTACATCGTGGGCGGCGCCAACTCGGCCGGACAGGCCGCGATGTACCTGGCGCGCGGCGCCAAGTCCGTCACCCTGCTCGTACGGGGCGAGTCGCTCACCGCGTCCATGTCGCACTATCTGATCCAGCAGCTCGGGGAGGCGCCGAACATCTTCGTGCGCCCCGGCACGGTCGTCGAGGCCGCGCACGGCACGAACCAGCTGGAGCAGCTGACGCTCAGGGACCTGGCGAGCGGGCGTGAGGAACTCGTCGACGCGCAGTGGCTGTTCGTGTTCATCGGCGCCGAGCCGCACACCGACTGGCTGGAGGGGACCGTCCTCCGCGATGAGCGCGGGTTCATCGTGGCCGGGCCCGACATGACCGCCGACGGGGGTCCGCCGCCGGGCTGGGAGCTGGACCGGCCCCCGTACCACCTGGAGACCAATGTGCCCGGCGTGTTCGTCGCCGGGGACGCGCGGTCGGAGTCCGCGAAGCGGGTCGCGTCCGCCGTGGGAGAGGGAGCGATGGCCGTGATGCTGGTGCACAGGTATCTGGAGCAGTCGTGACAGCCGGACGGACGTCGTCGTGAGCGGGCAGCCGTCGCCGTGCGACCGGGCCGAGCTGGGCAGGCTGTTCCTCTTCGAGAAGCTGGACGACGGGCAGTTGGACCGGCTGTGCCGTGAGGGCCGGGTGGAGCGGTTCGAGCCCGGCCCCGTCTACCGGGAGGGCGAGCCGGCCACCTGCTTCTTCGTGCTCCTGGAGGGCACGGTGGTGATGTCCCGGCAGGTCGGCGAGGACGACGTGGAGATCAGCCGCAGCTCCCAGGTCGGCGTGTACGCGGGCGCCTTCCAGGCGTATCTCGGCGACCAGGCGGACCAGGCCCGCTACAAGGGCTCGATGCGGGTCACGGTCCCCTCCCGGTTCTTCGTCCTGCCCGCGGACTCGTTCGCCCGGATCATGCGCGACTGGTTCCCGATGGCCGTCCACCTGCTGGAGGGCCTGTTCTTCGGTCAGCAGAACACCCAGCGGACCATCAACCAGCGCGAACGCCTGCTGGCGCTCGGCTCGCTGTCGGCCGGGCTCACCCATGAGCTGAACAACCCCGCCGCGGCGGCGGTGCGGGCCACCTCCGCGCTGCGGGAGCGGGTGGCCGGGATGCGGCACAAGCTCGGGGTCATCGCCGCCGGGCCGTACAAGCGGGCCATGCTGGAGTCGCTGGTCGATCTCCAGGAGCGGACGGCCGAGCAGGTCGCCAAGTCGACCCCGCTCAGTCCGCTGGAGGCCTCCGACCGGGAGGACGAGCTGTCGGACTGGTTCGACGACCACGGCATCGCGGGCGGCTGGCAGCTCGCGCCGAACTTCGTCCAGGCAGGACTCGACACCGCCTGGCTGGACCGGGTCGCGGCCGCCGTCGACGAGCACACCCTCGAAGGCGCGGTCCGCTGGCTCAACTACACGGTCGAGACCGAGCTGTTGATGAACGAGATCGAGGACTCCACGACCCGTATCACCCAGCTCGTGGACGCGGCGAAGCAGTACTCGCAGCTCGACCGGGCGCCCTACCAGAACGCCGACGTCCACGAACTCCTCGACAGCACCCTGCTGATGCTGTCCGGGAAGATCGGCGAGCGGATCGAGGTGGTCAAGGAGTACGACCGCTCGCTGCCGCGCATCCCGGCCTATCCGGGTGAGCTGAACCAGGTGTGGACGAACCTGATCGACAACGCGGTCTCCGCGATCAACGAGACGGGCGGCGCGGGCACGCTGACGGTACGCACGGCGCTCGACCACCGGGACCAGGTGCTGGTCGAGTTCCGTGACACCGGTCCCGGCATCCCGGCGGAGATCAAGGGCCGCATCTTCGACCCGTTCTTCACCACCAAGCCGGTCGGGCAGGGGACCGGGCTCGGCCTCGACATCTCCTGGCGCATCGTCGTCAACAAGCACCACGGCCACATCGAGGTCCGGTCCCGGCCGGGCGAGACCCGCTTCCAGGTGTTCCTGCCACTGACGGCGCCGGCGGCGGACCTGGACCTCACGCTCGCCGACGACCCCGCCGACGGCTTGCCCCACGCCCCCGACCTGTCCGAGGAGACCCGATGACGCCGCCCGCCGGAATCGACCCCGATGTGCCGCCGAGCGGCGAGGGCTGCGTGGAGTGCGAGGCGGCCGGGGGCTGGTGGTTCCACCTTCGGCGCTGCGCGCAGTGCGGGCACGTCGGCTGCTGCGATTCATCGCCCTCGCAGCACGCGACGGCCCACGCGGGTGGCGCCGGGCATCCCTTCGTGCGGAGCTTCGAACCCGGGGAGTCCTGGTTCTGGAACTACGAGACCTCCGAGATGTACGAGTCGGGACCCGACCTCGCCCCGCCGCTCAGCCATCCCGCGGAACAGCCGGTGCCGGGCCCTGCCGGGCGGGTGCCGGACGACTGGGCGGATCGGCTGCGGTGAGGTGACGCGGGGGGGGTGGGCAGTGGCTGGGGCTGTCCTGCGGGTGCGGGCCCGGTGGGGGCTTCTCGCGCAGTTCCCCGCGCCCCTGAAGAACCGGGGCTGCGCCCCGCGCTTTCAGGCCCGCAGGACGGTGGCTTCAGGCCGCAAGGCCGTAGCTTTCGGCCCGTAGGATCATGGCTTCAGGCCCGCAAGGCCGTAGCTTTCGGCCCGTAGGATCATGGCTTCAGGCCCGCAGGACCGTGGCTTCTCGCCCGCAGGGCCGTGGTCTTTCAGGCCCGCAGGGCCTGTGCTTTCAGGGGCGCGGGGAACTGCGCGAGCAGCCCCACCGGAGCCGCACCCGCAAGGCAGCCCCGGCCACCCCGGTCCTCGGGCCCGCAGGGCCTGGGCTTCAGGGGCGCGGGGAACTGCGCGAGCAGCCCCCACCGGGCCGCAGATGACCGCACCACCGAACGGAGTGCCACCGTGTTGATCGGGATCGACGAGA is drawn from Streptomyces bottropensis ATCC 25435 and contains these coding sequences:
- a CDS encoding UBP-type zinc finger domain-containing protein — its product is MTPPAGIDPDVPPSGEGCVECEAAGGWWFHLRRCAQCGHVGCCDSSPSQHATAHAGGAGHPFVRSFEPGESWFWNYETSEMYESGPDLAPPLSHPAEQPVPGPAGRVPDDWADRLR
- a CDS encoding ATP-binding protein yields the protein MSGQPSPCDRAELGRLFLFEKLDDGQLDRLCREGRVERFEPGPVYREGEPATCFFVLLEGTVVMSRQVGEDDVEISRSSQVGVYAGAFQAYLGDQADQARYKGSMRVTVPSRFFVLPADSFARIMRDWFPMAVHLLEGLFFGQQNTQRTINQRERLLALGSLSAGLTHELNNPAAAAVRATSALRERVAGMRHKLGVIAAGPYKRAMLESLVDLQERTAEQVAKSTPLSPLEASDREDELSDWFDDHGIAGGWQLAPNFVQAGLDTAWLDRVAAAVDEHTLEGAVRWLNYTVETELLMNEIEDSTTRITQLVDAAKQYSQLDRAPYQNADVHELLDSTLLMLSGKIGERIEVVKEYDRSLPRIPAYPGELNQVWTNLIDNAVSAINETGGAGTLTVRTALDHRDQVLVEFRDTGPGIPAEIKGRIFDPFFTTKPVGQGTGLGLDISWRIVVNKHHGHIEVRSRPGETRFQVFLPLTAPAADLDLTLADDPADGLPHAPDLSEETR
- a CDS encoding FAD-dependent oxidoreductase, which gives rise to MTQAVGPARNVILTVDDDPGVSRAVARDLRRRYGESYRIVRAESGQSALEALRELKLRGDQVAVILADYRMPEMNGIEFLEQALDVYPGARRVLLTAYADTGAAIDAINVIDLDHYLLKPWDPPEEKLYPVLDDLLQAWRAADRTCVGATKVVGHRWSARSSGVREFLARNQVPYRWFSSDEPEGRRLLAAAGADGARLPLVVTPDGTPLVAPEDPELAEKVGLATTPAQEFYDLVVIGGGPAGLGAAVYGASEGLRTLLVERSATGGQAGQSSRIENYLGFPDGVSGGQLTGRARRQAAKFGAEILTAREVSGLEVNGAARTVRFSDGSTVAAHSVILATGVSYRQLAAPGCADLTGCGVFYGSALTEAAGCQGHDVYIVGGANSAGQAAMYLARGAKSVTLLVRGESLTASMSHYLIQQLGEAPNIFVRPGTVVEAAHGTNQLEQLTLRDLASGREELVDAQWLFVFIGAEPHTDWLEGTVLRDERGFIVAGPDMTADGGPPPGWELDRPPYHLETNVPGVFVAGDARSESAKRVASAVGEGAMAVMLVHRYLEQS